In one Microvirgula aerodenitrificans DSM 15089 genomic region, the following are encoded:
- the mutY gene encoding A/G-specific adenine glycosylase, translating into MSAFATRLVDWQRRHGRSGLPWQVADPYRVWVSEIMLQQTQVATVLDYYPRFMARFPTVGELGRAALDEVLALWSGLGYYSRARNLHKAAQRIVTEHDGVFPQRFEQVLDLPGIGRSTAAAICAFARGERRAILDGNVRRVLARWGGIEGFTGGKAVENRLWTLAESLLPAASADMVAYTQGLMDLGSLVCTRGKPACGRCPLAADCVALRDDRVGSLPTPRPKKAQPTRDAVWLLARDSSGRVLLERRPESGIWGGLWSLPELASSDAVDAAAAQYDFKVDQIEPAWHEIEHVFTHFRLLALPLPVRVAAHGERQDGRQGWFLPAEALTMGLPAPVRRLLDAPSGTLF; encoded by the coding sequence ATGAGCGCCTTCGCCACCCGTCTTGTTGACTGGCAGCGCCGGCACGGCCGCAGCGGGCTGCCATGGCAGGTCGCCGACCCGTACCGGGTCTGGGTGTCGGAAATCATGCTGCAGCAGACCCAGGTTGCAACCGTACTCGATTACTACCCGCGTTTCATGGCGCGCTTCCCGACCGTGGGCGAGCTGGGCCGTGCGGCACTGGACGAAGTGCTGGCGCTGTGGAGCGGACTCGGCTACTACAGCCGCGCACGCAATCTGCACAAGGCGGCGCAGCGCATCGTGACCGAACATGATGGCGTGTTTCCCCAGCGCTTCGAGCAGGTGCTCGATCTGCCGGGCATCGGCCGTTCGACCGCGGCGGCGATCTGCGCGTTTGCCCGGGGTGAGCGGCGCGCGATTCTGGACGGCAACGTTCGTCGCGTGCTGGCACGCTGGGGCGGCATCGAAGGCTTTACCGGCGGGAAGGCGGTCGAAAACCGGCTGTGGACGCTGGCGGAGTCGCTGCTGCCTGCGGCATCGGCCGATATGGTGGCCTATACCCAGGGCCTGATGGACCTGGGCAGCCTGGTCTGCACCCGGGGCAAGCCGGCCTGTGGCCGCTGTCCGCTGGCGGCCGACTGTGTCGCGCTGCGGGATGACCGGGTCGGCAGCCTGCCGACGCCCAGACCGAAGAAAGCGCAGCCGACACGGGATGCGGTGTGGCTGCTGGCGCGGGACAGCAGCGGACGCGTTCTGCTGGAACGGCGGCCTGAAAGTGGCATCTGGGGCGGGCTGTGGAGCCTGCCGGAGCTGGCGTCCAGCGATGCCGTCGACGCAGCCGCCGCGCAGTATGATTTTAAAGTCGATCAGATCGAACCGGCCTGGCACGAAATCGAGCATGTGTTCACCCATTTCCGCCTGCTGGCCTTGCCGCTGCCGGTACGGGTTGCCGCACACGGAGAACGGCAGGATGGGCGGCAGGGCTGGTTCCTGCCGGCGGAAGCGCTGACCATGGGCCTGCCGGCGCCGGTACGCCGCCTGCTTGATGCGCCATCCGGCACGCTGTTTTGA
- a CDS encoding aminodeoxychorismate synthase component I, with protein MLLTRSLPAVPDLLALTAGAPQSFPFLLQSSADSGFDILFALPQAQQLYFDGDGARLLADLAALELRAIERPDPRLPFVGGWFVYLGYEMLHTFEPRVPAPIADAFPLAALVRVPAAIVVDRAAGTATLVAETAAQLAELAAQVDAAPAWQPAPLQLLALEEDAPGRYVDAVERIKHYIREGDVFQVNVSREWRARLNADASAADVFAALRQANPAPFSALADFGDWQIVSSSPERLARVSPQRVIDTRPIAGTHPRATDPVEDAALKARLIADRKERAEHVMLIDLERNDLGRVCVPGSVEVDELMSVASYATVHHIESSVRGRLRDAVGPAGVFRALFPGGTITGCPKVRCMQIIRELETAPRRAYTGSLGYINRDGSLDCNILIRSFMREGDRLRFRAGGGIVTDSDPERELNETRHKARGLLRALGIES; from the coding sequence ATGCTGCTTACCCGTTCTCTGCCGGCCGTGCCGGACCTGCTCGCGCTGACCGCTGGCGCACCGCAGTCATTTCCTTTCCTGCTGCAGTCGTCCGCCGACAGCGGCTTCGATATTCTGTTCGCATTGCCGCAGGCGCAGCAGTTGTATTTTGATGGTGACGGCGCCCGCCTGCTCGCCGATCTGGCCGCGCTGGAATTGCGGGCGATCGAACGGCCGGACCCGCGCCTGCCGTTTGTCGGCGGCTGGTTCGTCTATCTCGGCTACGAAATGCTGCACACCTTCGAGCCCCGCGTGCCGGCACCGATTGCCGATGCCTTCCCGCTGGCAGCGCTGGTACGTGTGCCTGCCGCCATCGTGGTCGACCGTGCCGCCGGCACGGCGACGCTGGTGGCGGAAACTGCTGCGCAACTGGCCGAGCTGGCCGCACAGGTCGACGCGGCGCCAGCCTGGCAGCCCGCCCCGCTGCAGCTGCTGGCGCTGGAGGAGGATGCGCCGGGGCGTTATGTCGATGCGGTCGAACGCATCAAACACTATATTCGTGAAGGTGATGTCTTCCAGGTCAATGTGTCGCGCGAGTGGCGCGCCCGCCTGAATGCTGACGCCAGTGCCGCCGATGTGTTCGCCGCGCTGCGCCAGGCCAATCCGGCACCATTCTCGGCACTGGCCGATTTTGGCGACTGGCAGATCGTCAGCTCGTCGCCGGAACGGCTGGCTCGGGTGTCGCCGCAACGGGTCATCGACACCCGGCCGATTGCCGGCACTCATCCGCGCGCGACCGATCCGGTCGAGGACGCCGCGCTGAAGGCGCGGCTGATTGCCGACCGCAAGGAGCGCGCCGAGCATGTGATGCTGATTGACCTCGAACGCAACGACCTGGGCCGGGTCTGCGTGCCGGGCAGTGTCGAGGTCGACGAGCTGATGAGCGTGGCCAGTTACGCGACTGTCCACCATATTGAATCCAGCGTGCGCGGCCGCCTGCGTGATGCGGTCGGACCGGCCGGCGTATTTCGCGCCCTGTTTCCCGGCGGCACCATCACCGGTTGCCCGAAAGTGCGCTGCATGCAGATCATCCGCGAACTGGAAACCGCGCCGCGCCGCGCCTATACCGGCAGTCTCGGCTACATCAATCGTGACGGCAGCCTCGACTGCAATATCCTGATCCGCAGCTTCATGCGCGAAGGCGACCGGCTGCGCTTCCGGGCCGGCGGCGGCATCGTCACCGATTCCGATCCGGAACGTGAATTGAACGAGACGCGGCACAAGGCGCGCGGCCTGTTGCGCGCACTGGGGATTGAATCATGA